A genomic region of Castor canadensis chromosome 16, mCasCan1.hap1v2, whole genome shotgun sequence contains the following coding sequences:
- the Ceacam16 gene encoding cell adhesion molecule CEACAM16, with amino-acid sequence MALTRCGWLLISALMLNARAEISITPQPAKPAEGDNVTLMVHGLSGDLLAYNWYAGPTLSLTYLVVSYIVSTGDETPGPAHTGREAVRPDGSLDIRGALLGHSGTYILQTLNRQFQTEVGYGHMQVYEILTQPTVTANNTELVERRDTLRLTCSSASPAEVRWFFNGDALPVPVRLGLSPDGRRVTRHGVRREEAGAYQCEVWNPVSVSRSEPVNLTVYFGPERVAILQDSTVRTGCTIKVDFNASFTLWCVSRSCPEPEYVWTFNGRALKNGGDHLNISGMTAAQEGTYTCISKNPKTLLSGSASVVVKLSAAAVTTMIVPVPAKPMEGQDVTLTVQGYPKDLLVYAWYRGPVSEPNRLLSQLPSGTWIAGPAHTGREVGFANCSLLVQKLNLTDAGRYTLKTVTLQGKTDTLELELQVARECAGQAKGWGLFRQGRPKGVFSPSTGTGDTGRVSLPPDWTGGSPHGALLPSN; translated from the exons ATGGCGCTGACCCGGTGCGGCTGGCTCCTCATCAGCG CTCTGATGCTGAACGCGAGGGCAGAAATCTCCATCACCCCCCAGCCCGCCAAGCCAGCAGAGGGGGACAATGTCACCCTGATGGTCCACGGGCTTTCGGGGGATCTCCTGGCCTACAACTGGTACGCGGGACCCACGCTCAGCCTGACCTACCTGGTGGTCAGCTATATCGTGAGCACAGGGGACGAGACCCCCGGCCCCGCTCACACAGGGCGGGAGGCTGTGCGCCCTGACGGCAGCCTGGACATCCGGGGTGCCCTGCTGGGGCACTCGGGCACCTACATCCTGCAGACCCTCAACAGGCAGTTTCAGACCGAGGTGGGCTACGGACACATGCAGGTCTATG AGATCCTGACCCAGCCCACGGTCACAGCCAACAACACGGAGCTGGTGGAGCGTAGAGACACCCTGCGCCTCACGTGTAGCAGCGCCAGCCCGGCCGAGGTCCGCTGGTTCTTCAATGGCGATGCCTTGCCCGTCCCTGTCCGCCTTGGCCTGTCCCCCGACGGCCGGAGGGTGACCCGGCACGGCGTTCGCAGGGAGGAGGCGGGAGCCTACCAGTGCGAGGTGTGGAACCCTGTCAGCGTCAGCCGCAGTGAACCCGTCAACTTGACCGTGTACT tTGGGCCAGAACGCGTGGCCATCCTCCAAGACTCCACGGTGCGCACGGGGTGCACCATCAAGGTTGACTTCAACGCGTCCTTCACCCTGTGGTGCGTGTCGCGGTCCTGCCCAGAGCCCGAGTACGTGTGGACCTTTAATGGTCGGGCCCTGAAGAACGGTGGAGACCACCTGAACATCAGCGGAATGACGGCGGCCCAAGAGGGGACATACACGTGTATTTCAAAGAACCCCAAGACGCTGCTGTCGGGATCAGCCTCTGTGGTGGTCAAGCTGTCTG CGGCAGCTGTCACCACGATGATTGTGCCTGTGCCGGCCAAGCCCATGGAGGGCCAGGATGTGACCTTGACGGTCCAGGGCTACCCTAAGGACCTGCTGGTGTATGCCTGGTACCGCGGGCCTGTGTCTGAGCCCAACCGGCTGCTCAGCCAGCTGCCATCGGGGACCTGGATCGCGGGCCCCGCGCACACGGGCCGGGAGGTGGGCTTCGCCAACTGCTCGCTGCTTGTGCAGAAGCTGAACCTCACAGACGCCGGCCGCTACACGCTCAAGACCGTCACGCTGCAGGGCAAGACCGACACGCTGGAGCTGGAGCTGCAGGTGGCCCGTGAGTGTGCGGGCCAGGCCAAGGGATGGGGGCTCTTCAGACAGGGGCGTCCAAAGGGGGTCTTCTCCCCCTCCACAGGCACGGGAGACACAGGGCGTGTGTCTCTTCCGCCTGACTGGACTGGAGGGTCCCCACATGGGGCTCTTCTTCCCTCAAACTGA
- the Bcl3 gene encoding B-cell lymphoma 3 protein — MPRCPAGAMDEGPVDLRTRPKATAAPGAALPLRKRPLRPPSPEPAAPCGAAGPVAPLDPLRGGCDTPAIPGVPHGLARPEAFYYPGSLLHLYSTPTLSSPFSLLNPPAPLYPIMCQMEHPLSADIAMATHADEDGDTPLHIAVVQANLHAVHRLVNLFQHGGRELDVYNHLRQTPLHLAVITTLPSVVRLLVTAGASPMALDRHGQTAAHLACEHRSPTCLRALLDSAAPGTVDLEARNYDGLTALHVAVNSECQESVLLLLERGADIDAVDIKSGRSPLIHAVENNSLSMVQLLLQHGANVNAQMYSGSSALHSASGRGLLPLVRTLVRSGADSGLKNCHNDTPLMVARSHRVIDILRGKATRAASATQREPSPERSAATSPESSSRLSSNGLLSASPSSSPSQSPHKDPPGFPLASPNFFLHPPSPPTFLHFPGVLRGPGRPLPPSPTPGDS, encoded by the exons ATGCCCCGATGCCCCGCGGGGGCCATGGACGAGGGGCCCGTGGACCTGCGCACCCGGCCCAAGGCCACCGCAGCCCCCGGCGCCGCGCTGCCGCTCCGCAAGCGCCCCCTGCGCCCGCCCTCCCCGGAGCCCGCCGCCCCCTGCGGTGCTGCGGGCCCCGTCGCCCCCCTGGACCCCCTGCGTGGCGGCTGCGACACGCCCGCGATCCCTGGGGTCCCCCACGGCCTGGCCAGGCCAGAGGCGTTTTACTACCCCG GATCTTTACTGCATCTGTACTCCACCCCGACTCTCAGCTCCCCCTTTTCTCTGCTGAATCCACCTGCACCCCTGTACCCGATAATGTGCCAAATGGAACACCCTCTGTCAGCCGACATTGCCATGGCTACCCATGCAGATGAGGATGGAGACAC GCCTCTCCACATTGCTGTGGTGCAGGCTAACCTGCATGCTGTCCACCGGCTAGTCAACCTTTTCCAGCATGGCGGCCGAGAGCTAGATGTCTACAATCACCTTCGGCAG ACACCACTCCACCTGGCTGTGATCACCACATTACCGTCTGTGGTCCGGCTCCTGGTGACAGCTGGTGCCAGCCCCATGGCGCTGGATCGCCATGGCCAGACGGCAGCTCACCTGGCGTGCGAGCACCGTAGCCCAACCTGCCTTCGGGCACTGCTGGACAGCGCGGCCCCGGGCACGGTGGATCTGGAGGCCCGCAATTACGACG GGCTCACTGCCCTGCACGTGGCGGTGAACAGTGAGTGCCAAGAATCGGTGCTGCTCCTGCTGGAGCGCGGCGCGGACATCGACGCTGTG GACATTAAGAGCGGCCGCTCCCCGCTCATCCACGCCGTAGAAAACAACAGCCTTAGCATGgtgcagctgctgctgcag CACGGTGCCAACGTGAACGCTCAGATGTACTCGGGCAGCTCGGCGCTGCACTCGGCGTCCGGCCGCGGGCTCCTGCCGCTCGTGCGCACGCTGGTCCGCAGCGGAGCGGACAGCGGCCTCAAGAACTGTCACAACGACACGCCGCTCATGGTGGCCCGCAGCCACAGG GTCATCGACATCCTCAGGGGGAAGGCCACCCGGGCTGCCTCGGCAACACAGAGGGAGCCCTCCCCGGAGCGCAGTGCCGCCACCTCCCCCGAGAGCAGCAGCCGTCTCAGCTCTAACG GACTTCTGTCTGCATCGCCATCCTCTTCGCCCTCCCAGTCTCCCCACAAGGACCCCCCAGGATTCCCTCTGGCTTCTCCCAACTTCTTCCTTCATCCCCCATCTCCGCCCACCTTTCTGCACTTCCCTGGGGTCCTCCGAGGCCCTGGCCGGCCGTTGCCCCCCTCCCCAACTCCAGGAGACAGCTGA